From the genome of Primulina huaijiensis isolate GDHJ02 chromosome 11, ASM1229523v2, whole genome shotgun sequence:
aTCCTTGTTTGCCAGAATACCAACACGAGGTCGAATATTGTTGTGTAATACCAAATATTTGTTGAAGGGTTGgtaaaaatgatgattttttttatcagatTAAAACCATATTTTGACTATTTGTGAAACTAAAAGTCAAAATAGATAACTTACATGACTATTTTTGCAAATTCCTCTAATTTGgagttaaaattcaaaatctgtttttaaattttctcattttgctgttgtacctggacgacatgttggtagcaggccccaacagagatcaggtccaaggattaaAGACATATtaggctagggaatttgatatgaaggacttgagaCTAGCAAACAATATTCTAAGGGAttcaagttcaccgagacagaagtaatataatgatttggctttcccagaaaaattatttgaataaagtcttgcaacgcttcaacatgcaagatagtaagccagtTTCAACCTCTCTTCCTGtcaacttcaagttatcctccgagaagTGTCCTAACAGTGAACAGAGATGATCGAGATGTCTCGAGTatcatatgcatcagcagtgggaagtttgatgtttgtcatgatctgtacaagaccggacattgttcaaacagtgggagcagttagtcgatatatggcaaatcctggacgagagcattggagtactgttaagaggatccttagatacattaagggtaccttaaatgctgcattatgttatagAGGATCATATTTTACACTCAGGGACTATGTCGATttagattatgcaggtgatcctaaTAAGAGAAATTCTACTACTAGTTATGTAATTGCACTTGCAAGAAGAGCAATAAGATGGATTTCAAAACTACAAACAGTTGTGACGTTATCTACGACGGAAACAAAATATACGATAGCTACTCAACCTTGTAAGaaagcaatatggattaaaaggttattggaggagatcatacacaaacaagatgaaggatcgagtgtgctaatgtctttgaaggcatttcgaacactatattctccaatgagctgcaatagctcgtgttctaagaatgttaacaccgatgaattaaatcgattttggtttaaaatcaagcgaaagaaactcgaagtaatccttcgtgaagaagactgttattagaaaacattttacttatgtaaactgaataactgaaaaatggtagattagtttttgcattcatcagttcagttatggtgacaactgaactgacggatactctaactgatcaaaacaatttgaaaaatagcagttagtcagttaaatacacaagatatgtttatggatgttcggagacttcaactgctcctacgtcaccccttctacctccacgggtaggatccactagaagactttgatttatacaattctttgtacaaacccactcagctaggacttacactacagCCTAAACTGAACttctagctacgactgaaggcagcaccttccagccaacacttgtttaacgtctatgtgtcaaagactacatacacaagtttaacgtctttgtgcaagacggtatttgaCTGGTTGAGAGtatttgtgtgtgagaactgaacaatgatgttctcacacactgaggggtataagcttctatactaagctgataacacgttgaaatgtccatctgggctgattgcttctgaaagctgatttgcaatgtgtgtgccctttcttttctctcttatttttctcaTTGTTGTTGTTGAGTTTTCACTGatattctctttatataggcgggaaaactgatcgtacagtgagactcaattattgtatctgttacatcttgaattcgtttcttgaactttgtgtctcgacttttcgactgctcttttgaaaagttttgtctttaatgttctgatgcaacgtccattattgtcctttgactggacaatgactttgtaccttcacgcacaactggaatccactgaaagagtttgtcttcatctttaactgaaagattctgactgatgcttcgggTTGGTCAGCTGAACTGGTCTTCAGTTgagctggtgaaatcagttgactcgtcagttgaacttatttcactctcgttcagttgaattgatcagctgtgtttcttcatcagttgaacactccttcgacTGGCCAGGCTtatgaggttctcctgctgaaccgcctatcaactggacaatcagctggactgctcaattgacgtaacagttagactgattcagtttgtgcgatcagttaggtcttcagtttgcgatataaacagctcgtgactgatcctagattatgcacactaaggtagattattagtaacacaaattaacaaattttgttaacatctaaatcaataatgcgaacttgaaaagttccaacacaaGAGAAGGtttttttgttttgtgacagtcagagtgccttgcacatcgcaaggaatccagcctcattccagaactaaacatattggAGTTCAATTTCATTTTGTTCGAGAAGTAGTATAAGAAAGAAGTGTTGATATGTAGAAAATTCATACAAATGATAACATAGCTGATGTTCTGACCAAGTTAGTGAACACTGaaaagtttgagtggtgtagatcctcaagtggcctagcgaaaacgtaagcagcagggaatgtcaagattgaaaagatgtgtggaaatgtgtttgattctcaatcaaatctcccaATGGGATAAATGTCGGAAATTAAATGTAAGTGGCAGATTGCATTTAATGGCACACATAATTTATGGAGATGGTTGGCAGATTGTTGACGAGGAAAATTCAGACGTAAAATTATACGCATTTTTATACGGACAAAAAGctttataaatagagctcactCCCATCATTTCATATCATTACTTCATCAAGTTTTTTCTCATCTTATTGCATTTGAATGCTTAGTTCtgtaatatttgtgaggtgttttgtcatcatgtattaagagagtgtgtgttctctttagaaacacagtgagtgggttgtacaccataaaatattatactgaaatttttttcatcttgcccgtggtttttactataataatttttaggggttttccacgtaaatttcggtgtccaatttattttttatttttcatatttattatctcaaattgctGCACGTTAGACCAACACACCCGACCTCCCAATTCAAATGTAACAAAATGGGAAATCAACCATAAAGCGAAACTGTTTTGCCGGTAGCCAACCTATACAGGAGTGGAGTTAGCCAATCGATTAATACTCAGATTCTTACATACCAGACTTTGATCAACCATCCATGATAGGAGATAAATAAGGGTTTTGCCTTCAGATTTGACGAATGAACAATAAATCCGTGGACAAAAATCTTATAATTTGAGATTTACGACACCAATAAGGAAATAAGATAAGAATTCATCTGGCGATCTCTCGTCTTTTTTGTGCGTGTTTTTAGATGAGTCGCCACttacaaaaaaaacaaactttCCAAGATCACACTTCTTGGAAAAATCACATCCAGAATGAAAATCCTTGAATTATCAAGCTTACATATAAAAATTGTGGATGATAAAGAATGAAATATATTAAAAGTGGAATTGTTTGAGGATGTTGGCAGCTGCTGCAACAATGGCGTAAAGTATTTAGTTTATGATCTCACACAACTTTTTAAAGAAGtgattaattttataaagcagaagtttatgtttaaatttttttttctaataataatataattattaaaacgtaaaataatatgtaagaataataataaacatagaaATATTaagaagtaaaaataatggatagttatattatttatttattatatttaggtTAGGTAATTTTATACACATAGTTGggatacttttgtcatttcatgataatacacaaaattaatatatatagttAAAATTATACAAGACACATCCTACCGTGTTATTTATCTGTATCTTTCATTTTACAATCcatctaataaataattttatcacatATATCAAGCAGAGCCTAACTTGTTATTAGAATCATTTTCGTTGAAGTGAAATCAACATTATACGTGTTTTCGGATCTCAATTTAACTAAACAGAAACTGacagaaaatttgaatttaataaatgtttaaaattatttttaaaattaataattaataatattttttagttaTTAAAAACACTAGCTTAATTTTATCCATTCGAAAATAAattgtttattaattttatatacaaGTGTTCCATTGTTTACgattagggatgtaaatgagcCGAACTGTTCGCGATCTTTTCGGATCTCGGCTCGTTAAAAAGCTCGTTCGGGCTCGTTCGTTAAGCTTatcgagccgagcccgagcctTATTTTGGGCTCGACAATTTTGTTGAGCCGAGCTTGAGAGTAATGATGTtcggctcgttagctcgtgaacatgttcgataataggttCGTGAGCTCAAAattgagctcggctcgtttagctggctcgtgagctcgagctcgagctcggctcgtttaagTGGTTCACAAGCTcgggctcgagctcggctcgtttaggtAGATCGTGAGCTcgaatttgagataattaatgagttataatattaaaataattatgtatgataaataataataaattaaaaattaaaaattatattaaaaaacgagccattaacgagccgagcccgagccaGGCTCATTAAACAAGATAAACGAGCTTGTTTAACGAGCCGAACCCGAGCCAGGCTCATTAAACAAGATAAACGAGCcattaacgagccgagctcgagccgagcccgagcttCATAACTTCCGaacgagccgagcccgagcttCAAACCAAAGGCTCGTAACGAGCCCGAgccgagaaaatattttaacgagccgagcccgagcctgATACTGTtcggctcggctcggctcggctcggctcATTTACATTCCTATTTACGATCCAATCATTTGCCTGGTATTTTGATGTATCACCATTGAAAGTTGAAAACTTTTGAATGATAGACAATGGCGCCAAATTTCGAAGCTTATTGTAAGCATCTGGAAGATTCTAAAGTTGTGGCTTGTGGTGTATGTGCGTCTAAAGAAGAGAAAGAAATATGCCCAATTATCCAAAATTGGAGCTTCACGCCGCGGATTCTCGGGTCAGAAAAACTTGAGTTCCTCGTATTTCTAGAGTCTAAATCTTTTCACGCATTGTaatttattgttgttgttgttgttgttgttgttgttgttgttgttgttgttgttgttgttttcaGCTTCTGGGTTCTCTGGATTCGGCGTCACTTCCATCAGGTGTTCTTATAATTTCTCTTcgtaatgtttatttttattttaatcatcGCTCAATAATTTTTGGGTGAGCAAGAAAAGGGGGGCAAATGTGATATTTGGGGGATGAAACTAAcataatgaaaaattttatacTTAAAATTATTACTGGTTTTTGGTTAGTACTGTTGTGACCCTGTTTGGCGCAAACTGTTCGATAAAATGACTGAAAGAAGCTATTTTATGTGTCTTGATAGTGTAACTTTATGGTTTCAAAATCTTTCGCTTTCTTCCCACTTTTCAGAACCTCCTGACATCCGAAACTGGTTCTCAAGCTATGTATATGAGTCCAATACGCTCCATGGTTTTCAAGATTTTGATGCATCTGCCGGGATTTTCAATGAGGAAGAAAAGAAAGCGAAGTTGGATGATATTCGAGTAGTTGACAAAGTTAATGATGGTTTACTCGCTGGTAAAATGGAATCTTTGGATGGGGTTGTTAAATGTAATGAGTCTGATGAATTGGAAAACAGCAAGCGTGCCGATGTGGTAATTGAACTTCTGTTTTCatccttttatattttattaattaatggaCGAGCTTCAATATGGAAGCACAAATCTTGATCCCCAGTAGAAAGAATCTAAAAACAAGCCTTTCAGTTTTTTTCTTCTTAAGGGGACGCAATTGAAGTAAttacatacaaattattatttgGAACATAATATCTATCtgaacattttcatcatattcggtacattctctttttctttatttttttttaccagaTATTTGGTACATTTTCACTCAGTCTAAAATGTGCACACTACTGTCACTGTTAACTGCTGCAAAGCTCTGGTGAAGGAGAAGTACTTTTAGTTGAAATGTTTAATCGTAAAAGGGATTGAAGCCCTAACACaatgtttggttttgttttggCCTTTTGGGAGATTTGGAGAAAATAACCTTTTGCGTATGTGTTTGCTGATgtgtttcataaaataaaatgtatattcGGTTTTTCCGGTGAGAATGAGGTTATATTCTACTTGTCATaatctttcaatttttggtGGACTTTTGTGATAGATTTCAAGATTGTCCGACTCCGACTCACTTTTGCTTGCTTCAGGTATGCAAAACTCGTCTGGGCATTAATACTGTGAATATACTCACAACATATAAAATGTTTGTATGATTTGATCCTTGTGTTAGAAGCAAAGATCGGTTAAAATGTTTACTTTCAAGTTCCAAATTCCTTTTGCCATTCTTTGGCAGCTGATATAAAAAAAGACTGATCTACATAAAGCTCTAAATAGACAAAATGTTCACTGttctttttatttatagtaTCAGAGCCTCCTGACATTCGGAACTGGTTCTCTAGCTATTTGTACGAAACACCTATGCTGGATACTACAGATGGTTTCACATTTTCTGACTATAAAGAAGGCGAAGAAAGTGAGGCATGTAATGCTGAATTGGCCAGCCATAGCAGAATTTCAGAAGTAGTTAAAAGTATCGATTTAGTTAAAGGTTCCAAGCAGACTTATCAAACTGACTCTATGGTATGCCTATCTCGTTTCCTCCTTGTATCTTTGCATGTATGTTCTCGTGGCAGTTTTATATGGTTGTTATACAAATACCAAATTGCATATTATGTTCTCGGAAGTGATCTATCAGAAGTAGTTGGAAACACAAACTAAATCTTTTATTTCTGGGATTagaatttgattgatttttatgTCTGTTTTTCCTGTTCTTTGGTTTTCTACTCTGTTTGACGTATTCTCGAAATCATTTATTTTCCTATTGTGCTTAAGGGAGAGTGTTGTATTTATCGTGATCCTTTATTCCATCACATAACGAGAAGATCACTTTTTCTTGAAGGTGTAGGCAACCCTCTCACCTGGAATAGATGCACCCTATTCCACAAAAAAGTGATTAAAAAATCTTATAATGACTGTCTATCTTCACCTAGTAAAATGTGTTACCGAGTGCACTAGgtcaatcaataatataattagATTTTATGTCCAAATTTGTTTAATATTGACTATTCATAAAATACATGATTTTGAATTACTTGAATGTAATTTacacaaattaaatatatcgatatatttaatttttttttattattaaattaatccaactgataaaaatgtgtCCCCCTGACTCTAGTCTACATGGCATTCTATGCATTTTCCTTAATTCAAATATCTCATTTGTATGCTTTTGGTCAATCTATGGATACAATAGAAATTCCATAATTGTCTGAAAATAGGAAAGTATAATTCCAAATAGGCACCAATACAAGTATGCAACTAgcaaatacattaaaaaaatagcaATTTCACTTTCATAATGAATTCCAATTTGGAGATCAGGGCTTCATAACAAACACGAAGATTAACTTAAACATATTTATTAATGCGAATTCTTGATTACAAACTGTATTTCCATTGTCCAGAACTGGATTTTGGGGCCTGCAAATGAGGCTAATATTGTTATTCTGGATTTGCAGGATGGTCAAAAGCTTGAACGTAACCGAATTTCCCATGTGCCAAATGAGCTATCATCTGAAAGGATTTCTCAGCACATGTTGCCAGAACAGAAAGCACAAGCATGTAGCCATCACTCAGTCGaagaatgcataaaaaaaaacacagatGGTAAAGAAAATAATGCGAAGTCAGATAATACATTCATGTGCAGAACAACTCGGAGTCATACAGTAGTGCATGTGGAGAATGATACAGGTCGTCAAGGAGGAAAATATCTTCCTTTAATTCAAACAAAGGATAATTCTGAAAACAGCCTATCAAACAAAGGAGATTTTGGGAAAGAAAACTTAGAAACTGCACTTCcagaaaatggttttgtttgtACAAGAAACAGTGGTAAACGAACGGACATTGAGAGCTTCACAAAGCCTCAAAGAGTTCAATTCCAGACCCTAAGAAAAGGTGTGAAACATGGGCCGAACCCCATGGAGAACGCTAATACAAGGAGAAATGTTTTGTCTGAAACCACAAATTTTCCCTTGACTAATGCACTGGAGATTACAGGAAAGTGGTGTTGCCCTCAAAGAAATAAACCGAACCGTGGCCCTCCTTTGAAGCAGGTTCGATTGGAGCAGTGGGTTCGTCAAGTCTAACTCATATGTGCTAGTTATAGCATCTCGCTGGAATTGTACTCAGGGAGGTGATGACCTTGTGAATTGTATGGTAAAGAACTTGGAGGCTACTGCATCAATGGACGAGCTATTTTAGATCAACTCCTTATTCTATTTTAGCATATCATTAACTTTGTAATAGTATAATTTATGAATCAAATATAAAACTCAGTCCAATTCATCAAATTTAAACTCCATTCTAAAAAGAATATTATCGGAATAtctcatattatttatttacaacaactaatttattctacaaaatatttatatatattaaattaaaatattaatacattAAGTTATGCTTAATTTCTATaatgaaaatgattaaaattattaattaaaattaaataagtcATAAATTTGTTTAAACAATTgctttaattaaattcaataattaaacatattcaaaatttatgcatttattatttttataatcacatgtcatgttttttttataaaatcttGATAGTCATAAAATATGTCAACTAATAAATTTAATTGTATATCTTACTCGATAAAAtgcaaaaattataaaacattaATTGATTTAGTTTGTTGGTATATATAAGTTTTGATGATGTGGTCGGCTTAAGAAATTAACTAAGAATTATTAAAATTCAGCACTGCGAAAAATTCAGTAGCCGATAAGTTCAACAAACTATTTGCTCACATATGATAGTTCTTCAATGTCTACGTAACTAAATGGACAAGCATTACTGATCATCCTCAGATTACTGAATCTTGTCAACGATCATGTATGAccactaaaattattttatttattagtgGAGCATAACATCAACAAAACGAACATTCATAAGATGTTCAGTATTCTAGTTAAGGAAAACACTTCCTGACTGATTTAAGTCAATATCACAAGCATTTATTGTTGTCTTATATTATGTTTACATGACAAATCATACAAGTGCATTTATGATCGTGGTACGACCAATTTATAACTGTTCAGATCCTAACGTTTGAAGATCATCTATAAAAGTTCAACTCTTAATTCAAACAAAAGACACTTTATGCGATCAATTTTTTCTATTCGAGCTCTACTGAACATATCGGAAGAACACTCTCAAAATCCTTATCAGACATTTTTTTAGAGATCATCTTGTGCTAGTTATATTCACTGTATTATCTATTTGTGTTATCTTTTGAGTAAGTCTTTGTAATTGATACGAATAGTCTTTCTATTTAGAAGTTTATTTAAAGTTGTGAAAAAGTCGATACTAAAATTTTCAATAAGCAGTGTTAAGCCCTACTGAACTAGGTGTTTACAAAAACTGTAAATATCAAAGTTTTATTGTGAATAACttttgaaaacaaaagaaacgAAGGCGTATAATGATTTCAACCTTCGAACTTTCAGAAAAAATTCTTTCATCTTATTTACAGATTTATTGTTTTTACTCTTGGTCACAAAGTTTCAAGGCCTTGGATGGAGCCTATTTATAAGAGGAGGTTCCAGAAAGAGCCCAATATCAATGGTAACTCGTGGTTATTATAATAAGATATGTGTTCGGTATGTGATTCTGAtttgataagactttgttctAGTAAGATTATGTTATGATACGATATAAGTTTTGAACTTCATCTGTTTTGTTTTTACTTCATCTCtaaaaaatgatcattttaaatATAAGTATATGTAAAACTTGTTATTATGGTATTCGATCggccccacttgctgagtgtttcccaaaactcTCATCCCCTTATCCCCTCCCTAGATAAATGTGAAGAACTGAGTAGAAGATTAGGAACAAGATCAATTCTGGGGCTGATGAAGAAATACGGAGTTTTGGATATCAAGTCCCtagtttcaaaatttattagtttatttgTAACCGCTTCCGTATTTTGTACATTCACTTTGTAAGAACAGCTTCTGCCTTATTCGACTTTGCATATATAGAGACGATGTTCTTTTATGAAATATACTGATTTTTGGGATCTTTTGCTACGAGGCTTATTGTTtttaaacaatgtcggatgtcagTGATACCTCGGTCTCGGGACATGATATTTATGCGATGATCAGTTTCAATTGTCGATCTTTACATATATCCATTAAAAATAATAGAAGATCACGGTCTCAAAAACCAGATCAATTGGAAATACGTGAATAGTTGATGATGATACTACAACCCCAAAAAAATAGTAATGGCAGAGATGTGGTAATGAAGAAGGGTCGCAAATTTGAAGTAGCGAGGAGGATTTTCGGAAAAGATGAACGGTGAGTTTGAGCTTCTCAGTGGCTTCAGATAATGGTGAAAACTTCGAAAGAGATGAGCGGCGGATTTCAAATAAAGAGACAGAGTCCGTTTGAGCGGCGAGTTCGAGCTTCTCAGTCGATCTGATATGATCTGTTAGGTTTTTGGGTGGGTCGGATAGTTAGTTTGAACGGGTCTAGTTATAAAATATCCTTATCACAAATTAGAACTTTGAGATGAtatcacataaatttttatcttaaaaatgttttttcatgtattcttaaaaaaataacatttcttttatcttcctACTATATAACAAAGAGAGAACaccttaaaataaatatcaagtgatcacaataaaaatacagaaaaaaataatataaaatttccgttttaaaaatattgaacacacaaaataattatataaatatgtaacGGGTACATATAATAAATAGTTATTATTATGAAACTGCGgtaattattgtaattttaaaaactataaGTAGTAAACTGAGATTAAGCAAACAGAGAagctatatattttttaagcaGAATCTCGAGTATTCCCTCAAAACTTCCTGAGAGAAAATGGCGGGCAGTGCTTCTGTGAAGAGATGGCTTCCTCTTGAAGCAAACCCAGATATAATGAATCAGGTAGTGAAATCGAAGagttttttgttattatttaatatttgttttgtttttctaaaagtttaGAAAGAAGTTCGGCGTTTGAGGCGTGTTCCGAAAgttattatgattatgattattcTAATgaattgattttgatttttgaatgtAAACAATGCCTTCTGCATTTGATGcgtattcatttttttattttgaaaatttgattttttttgggtattGAATATTGTTATTAGAGGAATGAATTCAGCGTTTGAACTGTATTTGAAGTTAGTTATTTTTCATTGAATTGGGTTTTTGAAACAAGGAAAGAAATTGAGTTCTTGAACGTAATGCCAAAAATCAGAGAACAGAGTTGATTTTTACGATTCATTATTAACAGCGAGGTTTCAAGCCTCTAAAAGGGAATAAATATGAAAGGTAAATGTTCTACTAGAAGTGGGAATATGTGATTACGGGTTGGtggttttcaagaaattttacaGCCTAGAAAAATGTAAAACAGGATTAATAACTCTCCTAAGAATCATGATATGTATTTTACATGGAACTTGTGAGTagttttattaattaagcaagTTGCAATGAGCAGTTTCTTTGGGGGCTTGGTGTTGCTCCTGACGAGGCTGGGTGCTATGATGTATATGGATTGGATGAAGAGCTCCTGGAAATGGTCCCAAAGCCTGTGCTAGCTGTGCTGTTTCTGTTCCCCATAACATCACAGGTAGTTTGAGGAAATTTTTAGATTGCGCTTGTTTTACCATGTGATACATTTTTTCACACAAACCGTTGGTTATTTTGTTTGTAATGAAAGTTTTGTGTGTGCACAGACTGAAGATGAAAGGATTCAGCGAGATCGTGAAGAAAGGGTGAGTTGTACTTTCTCATTAACATCTGCTCTTTCAATGGGAAACTTAATTTCTCATGAAAGAATTGTTATATGGACGTTTCTAGTGAAAATCAAATGCTACTTGGTTTGTTTATCCATTCTACTTCGGAGGATGAGCTTAGACTTCATTCTTTTTACTGCATCAGTATGTTTGCTGCACCTGAGATTTTTACTAATAACTACATTGGTTTATATAAGGATCAACTGATGTGTTTTCCCTTTTCATATTGTAGTACACTACGGCCGTGTTTCTTTACACACAATGCTGTATGGATTGATGTAGTAATTTGCTTATAGTTTGTTTTTAGCTATGATTCTGaattaatttgaataaatttgGAAAGTCAAATCCTAGGATTAAGGAGAGAATAAGTTATTTTCTGATTGGTTCGAACGCTACGGTTAGTTTTTCCCTGTTTATATTGTAATAGCTTCTCTGGAAAGAggcaattcaataaaaagaaagaatatttcttcATATTTCTCCCTCAATTCACTGCTTTAgttttcaaggcatgatctttttttcattttttttgttatgcTGTTATAACACTTATGTCATCTATCCCACAATCATATGCATGGG
Proteins encoded in this window:
- the LOC140987272 gene encoding uncharacterized protein isoform X2, producing the protein MPNYPKLELHAADSRLLGSLDSASLPSEPPDIRNWFSSYVYESNTLHGFQDFDASAGIFNEEEKKAKLDDIRVVDKVNDGLLAGKMESLDGVVKCNESDELENSKRADVISRLSDSDSLLLASEPPDIRNWFSSYLYETPMLDTTDGFTFSDYKEGEESEACNAELASHSRISEVVKSIDLVKGSKQTYQTDSMDGQKLERNRISHVPNELSSERISQHMLPEQKAQACSHHSVEECIKKNTDGKENNAKSDNTFMCRTTRSHTVVHVENDTGRQGGKYLPLIQTKDNSENSLSNKGDFGKENLETALPENGFVCTRNSGKRTDIESFTKPQRVQFQTLRKGVKHGPNPMENANTRRNVLSETTNFPLTNALEITGKWCCPQRNKPNRGPPLKQVRLEQWVRQV
- the LOC140987272 gene encoding uncharacterized protein isoform X1, which encodes MPNYPKLELHAADSRLLGSLDSASLPSEPPDIRNWFSSYVYESNTLHGFQDFDASAGIFNEEEKKAKLDDIRVVDKVNDGLLAGKMESLDGVVKCNESDELENSKRADVISRLSDSDSLLLASVSEPPDIRNWFSSYLYETPMLDTTDGFTFSDYKEGEESEACNAELASHSRISEVVKSIDLVKGSKQTYQTDSMDGQKLERNRISHVPNELSSERISQHMLPEQKAQACSHHSVEECIKKNTDGKENNAKSDNTFMCRTTRSHTVVHVENDTGRQGGKYLPLIQTKDNSENSLSNKGDFGKENLETALPENGFVCTRNSGKRTDIESFTKPQRVQFQTLRKGVKHGPNPMENANTRRNVLSETTNFPLTNALEITGKWCCPQRNKPNRGPPLKQVRLEQWVRQV